The following proteins are co-located in the Aurantiacibacter atlanticus genome:
- a CDS encoding conjugal transfer protein TraG N-terminal domain-containing protein produces the protein MVEVYTVGGGEYLVNVFNAVAAWTGAGGYKGLIQVALVMGMALGVVVLAFNQDWRAWVNWFLGATLIYMCLMVPRMDVHVTDRVNPSLAPATVANVPLGLALMASFTSQAGDYLTRSAELVFGLPDDLNYSKNGMIYGARLLEATRGLRISDPEFAANLDEHFKQCVFYDVLLGRYSMQELSQSADIWATIGPGSEARAQRFLTRNDSTGEVTSAVTTCRTAYNTLSGQWAGLIDDMGTAFGRQLFPRQSEALARAKLFADLPIAYSYLSGVSSNASDIFRQVLSINAMNQAMHGFAGASGMGSIDVFAQTRADIQTERTYSSIAHNSMKWVPILNVVLTVVFYALFPVLFPLFLMPRTGPIALRGYVTGFFYLAAWGPLFVILHMILMFKGASDVAAAGGDTGLSLATFAGMSDVNSDIGVLAGYLVASIPFLAGGVARGAMAISGQATSYLNPSQNAAEEAAREASTGNISLGNTNLENSSVFSRQFAQGNLAPNIAYGAGQTRSFGDSGTQTTGFPDAEFAHVPTSSYPFSPTLGSDFSSRLSTIAGQSRSQSETYSNLAQQSTSSAITRFFELRDAYSTGQSNETVSGTSSGDSIGTAFSEIDNASRTLQQQFGLSRRASDDITVSWFLNGDAGLGLRGQRGPLRGDVGLRGGRNHSWTDSDIGIASEDRSRLLAALTQISDSRNWSSTREGFLRETSSSSESLVSTSASGLNTSLTEAQSYTIEARRAEELASRLEDQASWYESANAAGTLNLSQAYREWGMAEIEANRDYYGPVRFDDIAFQMSPAGQQLQARFVGSYADQLHADIEGELALPAAAPVSRPNVGSRGDVRGSARLGSVPVSLSDPSSAREDIGRTVDRVQSRGGERVDSVGDYLDGRTRNARGASAEAADEIKEW, from the coding sequence ATGGTCGAAGTCTACACGGTCGGCGGCGGCGAATATCTCGTCAATGTCTTCAACGCGGTCGCCGCCTGGACCGGCGCAGGCGGATACAAGGGCCTGATCCAGGTCGCGCTGGTGATGGGCATGGCGCTCGGCGTCGTCGTGCTCGCCTTCAACCAGGACTGGCGCGCCTGGGTGAACTGGTTCCTTGGCGCCACGCTCATCTACATGTGCCTGATGGTCCCGCGCATGGACGTCCATGTCACCGACCGCGTCAATCCTAGCCTTGCACCGGCAACGGTGGCCAATGTCCCGCTCGGACTCGCGCTGATGGCGAGCTTCACCAGCCAGGCGGGCGACTACCTTACCCGCTCGGCCGAACTGGTCTTTGGCCTGCCCGACGATCTCAACTACTCGAAGAACGGCATGATCTACGGCGCGCGGCTCCTGGAGGCGACAAGGGGTCTGCGCATCTCCGATCCGGAATTCGCCGCCAATCTCGACGAGCACTTCAAGCAATGCGTGTTCTACGACGTGCTTCTGGGCCGTTACTCGATGCAGGAACTCAGCCAGTCTGCCGATATCTGGGCGACCATTGGTCCCGGCAGCGAAGCGCGCGCGCAGCGTTTCCTGACCCGCAATGACAGTACCGGCGAGGTCACCTCTGCGGTTACCACCTGCCGGACGGCCTACAACACGCTCTCCGGCCAATGGGCAGGCCTTATCGACGACATGGGCACGGCCTTCGGGCGCCAGCTTTTTCCGCGCCAGTCCGAAGCGCTCGCGCGCGCCAAGCTCTTTGCCGACCTGCCGATTGCCTACAGCTACCTCTCAGGGGTTTCGAGCAATGCCAGCGACATCTTCCGCCAAGTGCTCTCTATCAATGCGATGAACCAGGCGATGCACGGCTTTGCCGGAGCGAGCGGCATGGGCAGCATCGATGTCTTTGCCCAGACCCGCGCCGATATCCAGACCGAGCGCACCTATTCCTCGATCGCGCACAATTCGATGAAATGGGTGCCGATCCTCAATGTGGTGCTGACGGTCGTTTTCTACGCGCTGTTCCCGGTGCTCTTCCCGCTGTTTCTGATGCCAAGGACCGGACCGATTGCGCTGCGCGGCTATGTCACCGGCTTCTTCTACCTCGCCGCCTGGGGACCGCTCTTCGTGATCCTCCACATGATCCTCATGTTCAAAGGCGCGAGCGATGTTGCAGCGGCAGGCGGCGATACCGGTCTCAGCCTCGCGACCTTCGCCGGGATGTCAGACGTGAACTCCGATATCGGCGTGCTTGCTGGCTATCTCGTTGCGTCAATTCCGTTCTTGGCGGGCGGCGTGGCGCGCGGCGCCATGGCCATCTCCGGCCAAGCGACATCCTACCTCAATCCGAGCCAGAACGCCGCCGAGGAAGCCGCGCGCGAAGCCAGCACAGGCAATATTTCGCTCGGCAACACCAACCTTGAAAACTCCTCGGTGTTCTCGCGGCAGTTTGCTCAGGGTAATCTGGCACCTAACATTGCCTATGGTGCGGGCCAGACGCGTAGTTTCGGTGATAGCGGTACCCAAACCACGGGCTTTCCTGATGCCGAATTCGCCCACGTTCCGACCTCGAGTTATCCCTTCTCGCCGACGCTGGGCTCGGATTTCTCGAGCAGGCTCTCGACCATTGCCGGGCAGAGCCGCAGCCAGAGCGAGACCTATTCCAACCTTGCGCAGCAATCGACGAGCTCGGCGATCACCCGCTTCTTCGAGCTGCGCGATGCCTACTCGACCGGGCAGTCGAACGAGACCGTCAGTGGCACCTCGAGCGGTGACAGCATTGGCACCGCGTTCAGCGAGATCGACAACGCCTCGCGTACGCTGCAGCAGCAGTTCGGTCTGTCGCGGCGGGCCTCGGACGATATCACCGTGTCTTGGTTCCTGAATGGAGATGCTGGCCTCGGACTTCGCGGCCAAAGAGGACCGCTGCGGGGCGATGTTGGCTTGCGCGGCGGGCGCAATCACAGTTGGACCGACAGCGATATCGGCATTGCTTCCGAGGATCGCTCCCGCCTGCTGGCCGCGCTCACCCAGATCTCCGACAGCCGCAACTGGTCGAGTACGCGAGAAGGCTTCCTGCGCGAGACAAGTTCGAGTTCGGAGAGCCTCGTATCGACCTCCGCGTCCGGTCTCAACACCTCGCTCACCGAAGCCCAGAGCTACACGATCGAGGCCCGTCGTGCCGAGGAACTTGCCAGCCGTCTCGAAGACCAGGCGAGCTGGTACGAAAGTGCCAACGCCGCCGGCACACTCAACCTGAGCCAGGCCTATCGCGAATGGGGTATGGCCGAGATCGAAGCCAACAGGGACTACTATGGCCCCGTGCGCTTTGACGATATCGCATTCCAGATGAGCCCGGCCGGACAGCAGCTGCAGGCGCGCTTTGTCGGCAGCTACGCAGACCAGCTCCATGCGGATATCGAGGGCGAACTTGCCCTGCCTGCCGCCGCACCGGTCTCGCGACCTAATGTTGGTAGCAGAGGTGACGTCCGCGGCTCGGCAAGGCTTGGGTCGGTGCCAGTAAGCCTGTCGGATCCTTCAAGTGCAAGAGAGGATATTGGCCGCACCGTGGACCGTGTGCAGAGCCGTGGCGGCGAACGCGTCGATAGCGTTGGCGACTATCTTGACGGGCGTACACGCAATGCGCGGGGAGCAAGCGCGGAAGCGGCCGACGAGATCAAGGAATGGTAG
- a CDS encoding LexA family transcriptional regulator: protein MEQVRQELDRLLRERGSGYAAISRMLGRNPSYIQQFIKRGSPKTLEPEDRRMLASFLGVDEHVLGGPEKSDNDGMVEIPILDVQASAGFGAIAASENAYTRFGFDERWLRALTPAKSASLSIVRVLGDSMEPTLSDGDEVLVDASDHGSRLRDGIYVLRTDDVLAVKRIAIKPGARQITVASDNPAYPTWNDMDRSEVHVVGRVIWFGRAL from the coding sequence ATGGAACAAGTCCGACAAGAGCTCGACCGGCTCCTGCGTGAGCGAGGAAGCGGCTATGCCGCGATCTCGCGGATGCTCGGTCGCAACCCCAGCTACATCCAGCAGTTCATCAAGCGCGGTTCGCCCAAGACGCTCGAGCCGGAGGATCGCCGAATGCTCGCCTCCTTCTTGGGGGTCGATGAGCACGTGCTCGGTGGCCCGGAAAAGAGCGACAATGATGGCATGGTCGAGATCCCCATTCTCGATGTGCAGGCCTCGGCCGGGTTTGGCGCGATTGCGGCCAGCGAAAATGCCTATACAAGGTTCGGCTTCGATGAACGCTGGCTGCGCGCACTGACGCCCGCCAAGAGCGCCAGCCTGTCGATTGTGCGTGTCCTTGGGGATTCCATGGAGCCTACTCTGAGTGACGGCGACGAGGTCCTCGTCGATGCGTCGGATCATGGCTCGCGGCTGCGCGATGGCATCTATGTTCTGCGCACCGACGATGTGCTGGCTGTCAAACGCATCGCTATCAAGCCAGGAGCGAGGCAGATCACCGTCGCCAGCGACAATCCGGCATATCCGACCTGGAACGATATGGACCGCTCCGAAGTGCACGTGGTTGGGCGGGTCATCTGGTTCGGGCGAGCGCTCTGA
- a CDS encoding type IV toxin-antitoxin system AbiEi family antitoxin domain-containing protein, with the protein MPQEQGTQRDTLRELFGAQPILRARELRKAGVAPQTIARALEDGEIERISRGLYQYADAETDADQALAEIAKKIPKGVIAMLSALAFHGLTDQMPRRIWVAIGNQDWSPTLTYPPIRTVRFSDKYLQQGIEHHQIAGVSVPIYSVPKTLADVFRNSRLVDRSVAIEGLRAAIEQRKARPGEIAQAAVEGGAWKKMQPYLEALTSNG; encoded by the coding sequence ATGCCACAAGAGCAAGGAACACAGCGCGACACCCTGCGCGAACTGTTCGGCGCGCAGCCAATCCTGCGCGCGCGCGAACTGCGCAAGGCAGGCGTCGCTCCTCAAACCATAGCCCGGGCCCTCGAAGACGGCGAAATCGAGCGAATATCGCGCGGCCTCTATCAATACGCCGATGCCGAGACCGACGCTGACCAAGCTCTGGCGGAAATAGCAAAGAAGATCCCCAAAGGCGTGATTGCAATGCTCTCGGCGCTCGCCTTTCACGGCCTTACCGACCAGATGCCGCGCCGCATCTGGGTCGCGATCGGAAACCAGGACTGGTCGCCTACCCTGACCTATCCCCCAATCCGCACCGTTCGCTTCAGCGACAAATACCTCCAGCAGGGAATCGAGCACCACCAGATCGCCGGGGTATCCGTACCCATCTATTCCGTGCCCAAGACGCTGGCGGATGTCTTCAGGAACTCGAGACTCGTTGACCGCTCGGTCGCAATTGAAGGCCTTCGTGCCGCGATCGAACAGAGAAAAGCTCGGCCCGGCGAAATAGCCCAGGCTGCCGTCGAAGGCGGCGCCTGGAAGAAGATGCAACCCTATCTCGAGGCCCTCACCTCCAATGGCTAG
- a CDS encoding nucleotidyl transferase AbiEii/AbiGii toxin family protein codes for MARQPVNLAKSVKDRLLNLARAEGKVFDVVLVRFALERLLYRLSLSEHRNRFVLKGGMLVTIWLDDDNRVTRDADFLGHGDADADRLVADFKEIMSVDVDDGLVFDIDNLSATAIREEMEYGGTRLKTVAYLEKTRIPITIDIGFGDAMADPTRQLDYPTLLDLPAPNIRTYPPATVIAEKFQAIVVLGIANGRMKDFYDLWAIPRSINVPDEELDAALAATFERRETAIPTERPAGLTPEMADDPNKQRQWKAYAASIELENVELQEVVDAIWALIGPACERLTRAS; via the coding sequence ATGGCTAGGCAGCCGGTCAACCTCGCCAAGTCGGTCAAAGACCGCCTGCTCAATCTGGCACGGGCGGAAGGAAAGGTGTTCGATGTGGTGCTCGTGCGTTTCGCGCTCGAGCGGCTTCTCTATCGCCTGTCACTCTCCGAGCATCGGAATCGCTTCGTCCTCAAGGGCGGGATGCTCGTGACCATCTGGCTCGACGACGATAACCGGGTCACGCGCGATGCGGATTTCCTCGGCCACGGCGATGCGGATGCCGACCGGCTTGTGGCCGATTTCAAGGAAATCATGAGCGTTGATGTAGACGACGGACTGGTCTTCGATATCGACAACCTCTCGGCGACGGCAATCCGCGAGGAGATGGAGTATGGCGGCACTCGCCTGAAGACCGTCGCCTATCTCGAGAAGACGCGCATCCCGATCACCATCGACATTGGTTTCGGCGACGCGATGGCCGACCCGACACGTCAGCTGGACTATCCAACGCTGCTCGATCTGCCCGCGCCGAACATCCGGACCTATCCTCCCGCAACAGTGATAGCCGAGAAGTTCCAGGCAATCGTGGTGCTCGGAATTGCCAACGGACGCATGAAGGACTTCTACGATCTGTGGGCGATCCCAAGGTCAATCAATGTCCCCGACGAAGAACTCGATGCCGCCTTGGCCGCGACTTTCGAGCGGCGGGAAACAGCCATCCCTACTGAACGACCTGCCGGCCTTACGCCGGAGATGGCGGACGATCCGAACAAGCAGCGACAGTGGAAAGCCTACGCAGCCTCAATCGAGCTCGAGAATGTCGAACTGCAGGAAGTCGTTGATGCCATATGGGCCCTGATCGGTCCTGCATGCGAGCGCCTCACTCGGGCTTCATGA